A region of the Antedon mediterranea chromosome 4, ecAntMedi1.1, whole genome shotgun sequence genome:
tgaactaaacataaataaaacaaaagaaataaggattgattttcgaaaacataaTTGGTCTGACAGTACATCAATTAAATGAAAGGAGACTGTTAACAAATATAAGTAAATGGGTGGACATGTTGGTCATAGTTAAGAACTTAAATACAATTAGACTGTACTGCTTTAAAGGAAACTTGGTTCTTTGGGGTAAAGTAGGATATTTGTACtatagaatgtttatgttttactaaTCAGTGATGTTCTATTGGAATTTCgttctatttgggcatattgtaTATTGGGCTGGGAATATCAGTAAGGAAATGTAAGGGGATAAAGACCGAATTGAAAAGGTGTGCTACGTTGTTCAATTAGAACATGTATTTATACACACTACAGAAACGTTTAAAAACGTGTTTCAAACGTTTTAGAAAAACCAAACCTAAAAACACGCAATGTCAAACGCTGTGTTTTCTGGGAACAAAATGGTACAGATTCAAtgacaaaattataatgtttatttgttttactaatTACCTAATAATCAGTATGTTATAGATCTTGTTAAATGTACTACtgtcatctttattaaatgtactactgtactgtgttaTCGttagataaattatattttttatttgtaactggaATAAAAACTAATTTCTTTATATACTATATCTATAAATCCGtaaaaattattcaatatcCACCTTAGGGAATCCACCTAATATATTAAGAAAGGATACCTAAAAATGATATAGAAATAATTAGaaccataatatactgtattaacttgaaaactgaaattaattctaCAGCGTGCAGGGCGTAGTTGTTTTCCCTTTGTTGCTAAAACATAATGCactaaacaaaagaacaaaagaagcagtattttaacacattaacacactcaattaataaatgtgacacccctattttcccatctttttataatggtatagtccatacaagttgaggtggccgaaaacggcacctgatccaaTATTTCCATACGGGAGGAGGTGCCGCATTTACGGGTATATTTTCGAGGGCCTGGTAGCACAAATATTGGgagttggtagcacaagtgtgggaaatgacagggtgaaattagtagtttaagtcCCTGGCCCGCCCACCCGTGTCAAAATTTCACGATTTATCGCTAAATTTTGCAGGAATTTTAGCTTACTGGATGCTATAAGCCCGGCTATATAAGCCCATCGCGGGGCCCATCGCTAAATACCTTTTAATAGAGTTTTCCCCGAGAGTTTTCGCATCATCAGTATAACACGAAACATAGCTGGCCTaggacaaaatcattcaactgtgaACGCTCTTGATCATCGGTGGTGTGCACCACCGCAAACGCGTCAAAATTTGCCATGAACGGTGGAGGTCTCTTTGGCTATGCGCAGATCATGCTGGGAACCAGTACAAATATTGCGCCCTCTCTGGCGTGGCCTTGATTTTGGTAAATGGTAGTTCAAGTCcgtagtatttttcagtaaaacaggtagcGCAAGTGCCTCATGTCTTGAAGTGACTGCGGCACCCCCttgtttggtttatatacaaaacccggggcctaggcctatacttactATATATacaaactaaactaaacactacagtatatacatacaATCGGAATGAAAACATGTTAAACTACAaaacaactaaactaaatatcACAATCGGACGAGCATAATTGAAGATTTATTgacataattatgttttttgtttgttttactgatcacctgatacatttacattaaatgttaagtgtaaataaatgaaacgaatgtagatacagaaacaaaatcaTAATGGTAACAGATTCATTGACGTAATTACCGgtatatgtttatttgttttactgattacctgatacatttacatttaatgttaaatgtaaataaatgaaacgaatATAGTACCGTAGTTAAACGAAATTGTAACAGATTCATTGACgtaattattatgtatgtttgctTTACTGATCATCTGATAGcctacatttacatttaatgttaaatgtaaataaatgaaacgattgtagatacagaaacaaaatggtaACGGATTCATTGACgacatatttatgtatttttgttttttgttttacgaCGACTCGGCTATACTAGTTGAACCTATTTtcccatctttttataatggtatagtccatacaagtcgaggtggccgaaattgttttgttttgatcCTATTGTTTTAATGGCAGGTCTTTCTTAAGAAGGGCCTAGACCTagactttttttatttagccatgctaggcctaggcctagcctatacaGACAGCCAATACGGCGCTAGGCCTACGCCCATAATActagtaactaggcctagcctaggcctactagctaggcctagtagtactgtacGTAGAGAGGCAttagggccaggcctagccttCTACCTAGACCTACTATTCTCTTTTAGTCTAGACCCTtgtactaggctagcctagtaataATGATGTAAGACGATCAGAGAAACTTAAACCAATAGACGATTTTCGTGCTACGGAAGCCATCTTGCAGAAtatgtacaaaaaataaaaaatatatttagattattaagaTAATAAATGTTTGCTGATGTCTTTAATATGACTGTATAGTCCCCTGGACCAGTCCAGATCAAATGTGAGATAACAAATTACCTACAGTCTTTAATGACTGTGTATAGCCCCCTGGACCAGACCAGATTAAATGTGAGATAACAAATTACCTACAGTCTTTAATATGACTGTCTATAGCCCCCTGGACCAGACCAGATCCAATGTGAGATAACAAATTACCTACAGTTTTTAATATGACTGTCTATAGCCCCCTGGACCAGACCAGATCAAATGTGAGATAACAAATTAGGCCTAAAGAGATCTGTGGAGCCCAAAAGTCTTTTTAGTATGACTTTGAAGCCcccaaaacattttttcatagCTTTCACTCAATCACCATACTACTGTACTGTTATTGAGATTAAATAGTAAAGTTCATTAATAATGGATACAAAAGAAACATATTGTGGTTTTGGTTTACaagttgaaataattaattaggccaaacaaaatatattgttaagttaccactcttccctgatttttTTAGCCTCTTCTCTTTTTCTTTTCTGAGGGACAACAAAATAACTAAACAATTACGAtaaatcattacattttattttaccaaCAGGAACGATTTTATTGCATTAAATAGTTTcttaaagttgaaaatatatGTATAGTGATTCATTTGTTCATGTTTGAAGGAATTAGTATCACTTTATTTCAAGATGGTAGCATGAAACAATGTTGATGACCTATTAAAGCATAGTactttagtaaaaaaaaaaaaacgcccTTGATGCTTAACAATTTTGACCTTATAAAACAGGTATTCTAAAATGTGAAACCTCAATAATATATAGAGTATGATTTAAACACTAGCATTCGTTTCCTTTCTTTTTGAATAATTGAAGTTGTGAATATGTTTTAACTTCCTGTTTTTGCAGTTAAATATTTTGCAAGATTGTTTGAGGAAGTCAGTATTGTATTTGgtgaatattcatttatttatggtcaaacacagtaaaatattgtacattacatggtttgaaattattttcgtttaaaaaaaaatataaaaatcagttaaaaaggttaaaatttggtaaatacaGATAAAGCATATATAAATTCAGATAAAATAcatcatttaaaatacaaaatacaaaagatTGGTGTGTGTAGTAATGGAATAGCATAAAATGACTACTGTTTCCATGTTTCATTAAATTGCCTCATTGCAGTAGGGAGAAACAAGTTTCTCATCCTGTTGGTTTTCCATCTTGGGTACGGTACACTAAACGCCTTGACAATTGCTAAAAAATCACTCACTTGAACCGCATGAGCGCGCAGTAAGCTCTCTATTTGTTAGAGAAAGAAGGCAGGGTTTTTAGTCACAATAACGATTTAGATTTATCTGCCAATAGTGATATCGATGTTTCACAAATATGTAGTATATTATGCTATTGAAATTAGTAAATTTTAggtcataatttattatttcaagcCCAGCTAGGCCTTCCTCTAGTAAGCCAGCCTTCAATTGGGCGAAAACATGCAGCCTGTCCACCAGGCTACGAACGAGATAGGCTAGTttgtctagcctaggcctaatatcgTCAAATGGTCATGATTAGCATGTCAAATGTCCACAAAATGATACTATTTATTTAGTATTCTTTCAAATAAATACAACTTGTAATGCAAACTTATGaaccagaaaaaaaatgttgtattttgtttgtaatagtcTCTGATTTCCTACATATTTAAATAACTGTACAGGAAGTAATATATAGAACATTACATTATTGTTTCAGGTGCTGAAGGGTTAAGGgggtgatttattatttattattttattagctgCCTTCACTATCCAATCAATGTATATGTCATCTACTATAGtgtaattaattgtataaacagcccctttaatttaatgatatattcAGCTTTCATCATCTATGCCATTTTCATCTATTCTATTTTCATCATCTATTCATCATTGATAGAAATTTCATtgatgcaattttcatcataACCAATAACTTGCGTAAGCGACGTTTCATAGATTCTGGTTTCACCAAAATATGTTCCGCTTGATGTTAATGAAAAGTTTTCAGTTATGACATCGAAGAGAGCTTTGTTGTACAATCTTCATGGTAAATTCAAGCTAATTTACTACTGATGTTTATACTATGTACTGTATGCTGGTTTTGCATAAAATTGCATATAAGCAAGCTGCATCACTTTAATCGTCCCTAgataattatactaatttatcaaactaaatgatattaaagcttgttaatattttatttattatatgtagtaaaaattattttcacagCATAGGTTTatagtattactgtatgttGACCAGGTTTATATAAGATGTTCTATCCACAAATTTTAGAGAATGGCAGGCACTAAATCAACAGAAACAAAAGtaacattgataaaaaaaaaagattcttgACAATCACAACAGGTTCAATGCAGATCACTTAACCTTAAAGAAGGCAAGACTGATTGAGGAAGTAATGTAATTCACAAAGTAAAGAAATAGGGTGTTGGCCCTTGGTATAACAATAAGCATCTTATAATAGGCAGCTTCTATGATTGGACTGTGCAATTTTGaatgtaatgttattttatcatGTATGTTTCTTTAGATTCAGTGTGTAAATGTGAGTTGTAATAGTatagttatttatttcattttataatactgtatttttactTGTTGTAATTGTACAATGATCGTTTAGTATCAAACagtatttatacaaataattaatgttttatattctaaTGGTACAAACAATCGCATCTAGTGTTAATATGTCAACAAatgaccaaacaatcctaggcctatgcTATATGCTAAAGcacctataggcctagctagtaataGCAATTGGCCTAGCAAGGTAGAAAAGCAGCAATTCTATTACGAAATTTCGACAGGCAACTGAAACTTATCTACTAATTCTAAAAACTAACTAAAGGATTGACTAATTCTGGTTTTTTTCCCCAAGATTTCATGTCTTGTAgagattcaattcaattcaaataaacatttatttctttcattcatatttgagtaaaaacattataatttctgatattttataaataaatattttttttttagagatataatacagtaaatcataatgtataaaaaaaaaagatgattcagttataattatatacaaaatgaaagaggcaaaaaaacccaagaaagtatcgatcaattggaaacaaaaatccaattgaaacttgtatgttgggaagccatgtaagaagattatacttaaatatataaatgtaaacatataactACACATACACATCATTGTTGTCATCATTATTGTAGTCAACAACAATACcatcattcaattcaatttaaagaTTAagagattaattaaattaaaatcataaaaacaatCTAAAGCTATAAATTGAATTGCTTTTTTTGTCTAATTTAATACATGTATCtcaaaccatagagatatttcTATAATCTATGCTCAAACCTGCCAACTTTTTCAGTGGCCAATGCATgagacattaaattaaattgtatatagcgccctctatgttATAATAACTTGAAAAACGCCCTGAGCTGTATGTTAAATTTTTCGCCGAATTGAGTTTGGCTTTCCTGTACTACTATCAATTCCAGTTGATAAAGTAAGTgttaataataactaaatatgaatatcaatcaatatgttattacaaaatagaaaaaaaaatcattagaagaatgttgtaaacatttaaaaataaatcacttTGGGAATTGACAATTTAATGATTATCATTGTCAAATTGACcttataatatattttcacaTTTAATTTTTCCTTTTCTCTTCATGTCAAGCAATTTctgttattttctttattacGTCTGTCTAATGAGTGAGTTCTCTCCTTTCAATTAGTTTAGTATGTCAACTTCAGATATTTGGGTAGTCTACAGGTAGGTTCTAAAATATGTTTTGACATAAtgttagtaaaaagataaatatattgcCACATaaggcgtttcatacatataatgCTAATTGATCGATCATCGGAAAAAAACGCAGTAGTTtccaaacaaaaattgaaacgcTATccggtggactaacataaaaaagagaatataaactacagacttggggcaagtcgtCTAATATTTGGGCAACTAATCTTTGTTATGGATGATTTTACCAATGTACAGAAACAATTTTATTGCATTAAGTATTTTTTCCTatagtttaaaatatatgtacagtatagtgATTCATTTGTTGATGTTTGAAAAATGAAAGAGTTGGTGtcagtttatttcaaaatggtaGCTAAATCAATGTCGATGACCTATTAAATATAGTACACCCTTCCTCCCCTGAAATTGACGATTAACAagtatatacttatttaaaCTTTACAATCAGTTGTGTTAATAATTAATGCATTTTATGTTAAAGGCCAAAACCCGAATGGCGAAAGCTGATTTGTTTTGGTcttttttgtcataattgttaaagtttttatattatattatgagagtgacaaataaagtatttacacaaatatatattttggccttatgtgtacaatataaatgttaaaaaaagatATTCAAAGTTTACTTTCAAGTCGCTAACATTACAAAGAATctacaatttctttttaaagaattgtagccaattttaaaaaaatgtcctaAATAGGATAGtttttgcagtttaaaaatgtaatgttgtttaCTACACCAACATGaaggaaataaaaaagattacattatttatttcctcCATGATATCATAGTGTGCCTTGCTATTGTGTGTACATTCTTTTATTGACTTAACCTTGACTGGACAATATCCAGATGCCAATTGTGTAGTAAAATGGCATCATATGCTCTAGTTAACATGTTCTTTACAAAAGGTTGTTCTTTGTTAATATGAAGTATATAGAAACTacttactgtataataatataaggtTGTTCTTTGTTAATATGAAGTATATAGAAactacttataataataatataagttgaCAACTTAtattttctgttattttttagTATGCAAGACTGACTCTCAAAGTCATGTGATACACAGAACGCTGTAAACTAGGTGTTGGCACTTAGCATAACAATAAACACCTTTGACGATGGACCAGGGAATGGAGGAATATTCAGACATGAACCTACAAGGGTAAGTTATGGTTACCAATACCACCAACTCTTTATGAATTTATTGTTAGTGActgtgtgtgtttttatttcattacagtAATTTGACGTTTTAAGCTCTTTGTCATTTGAAGGTTACAAATAAACAGTACAGGTAAACAACACAAGACACATAAATTTTGCTTGATCTAATCCAGCAGAAGTATGTAGTGTGAGAACAAATTACAAttttcatcttcattcagtaacaccagcatacagatgCAAGTTAATTGTCGTAGCCTTTAATGTTTCTGTCTGATGggattatattttatacatgcTGTATGTATGAAACACACACAgtgatgttgaaatataaaatgtttctgCTGGAATAGCTTTCattatgtatacattttcaCCAGTTTTATGTTCAACAGTCTGATGATACTGAAGTTTCCATTCCATTTGTATATCCAGTAAACAATTGATTATTATCAGTATTGCCTTTGTACCACACAGTTACTGTGACACAAACAATTGGTATTTTTTGCATTGCTAATGTTTTGAATACAACACACATATTAGGAATTAATGATGATTCGCACTAGTTTCTTTTATTTCCtgaaaattatttgtaaagctctgtctacaccaccatatatggacatgatgaggtcatatcactaccctatttgagAACATAACAATTTCTTTGtcaagtttgatattgtagacagagctgtggTTTGTCTAACAAAAGCTATGTATTTAATAACCTCAGGCTACAGAGTTggagatatgaacatttaataacctCAGGCTACAGAGTTggagatatgaacatttaataacctCAGGCTACAGAGTTggagatatgaacatttaataacctCAGGCTACAGAGTTggagatatgaacatttaataacctCAGGCTACAGAGTTggagatatgaacatttaataacctCAGGCTACAGAGTTggagatatgaacatttaataacctCAGGCTACAGAGTTggagatatgaacatttaataacctCAGGCTACAGAGTTggagatatgaacatttaataacctCAGGCTACAGAGTTggagatatgaacatttaataacctCAGGCTACAGAGTTggagatatgaacatttaataacctCAGGCTACAGAGTTggagatatgaacatttaaaatCAGACAAGATAGTATCAGACAATTTGATAGCTATAAAGATGTATTATTccccatttaaaaataataattaattttttttgttgaatgccattttaatgtcccaTAATAggtatccactttgaccaaaagtttaattgaaaacatttttttacctgaaaaaatggtaatttaaagcaaaaattaatcaatttggctgccagccaatggtttTTGTGTAAAGTGAAAAcgttatttctttctttttttttctacagaagtgattaactttattaaaactacaaaataacccgctattcaaagtctgatttaattaatcttcatttttcatgtttttgggtgacaatctttaaacaaatattttaacaaaatgacaTTGTTGTGAGTATCAGTAGCTGTATCTCAATGTACACATATAATAAGCAAAAGCTAAATCCAAACGacaaagtaaaacagccagcaTCAGAAACATCTATATTATggtatatttataaacttcaataGGAATTTATAGAGATACAGATAGTTTACATACCAggaaatattaaatgtttaccTTTTATATTTTCAGAAGAGAATGTGTAGGCTTACTTTTATACTAGTTAGAAGCTATCGGcattaataaatgttaaatgaaGACACTGTATTTTGAAAATGGAAAGGTAggtttctttaattttattatttcaaatcaAAAAGATTAACCTTCAATTAATTTATAGTTTAAATGAAAAAGATAACAATTTAAGATATTATTTGTAGAAAAATTACTTTtcaaatgttcttaaaagattacgaaatcataaatattacaattaaaggGCCCATTTTCATCGAATttaatgatgatattatttcCCATCAATCGTCATTTTCATAAACTAATGTAACACTTCATTATAATcttttataatcattttaacAGGAACAAATTAGAAGAAGCTTTGCATAGGAATGATTTGCAAACAATTAAACACATTTGTAGAACACAGCCAGATCTTGTGAAATCTATCAATGaggtattaaaaatatatatatattttcataatattaacaaaaagaaattcttttcattgaaatttaaaatttaaaattttttactACATTATTTAGCTGTAATTTTTGCTGCTATTTATATTGACAGAAaaccaatttcacataatgtctgttgtcagtatttataaactttattattttaattcctTTCCAGGATGGGGACACTCCATTACATGAATATCTAAGAACAGTAAATCCTACCTTAGATATAGTGACTTGTCTTATACAGAATGACACATCTGcagcaacattgcaaaataaggtaatccACAGGTATTTGCTAGTGTAGTAGGCAACCATTCTCTGcagtaaaccattctatttgtTTATCAATAATGACAAATAGGATTTTTTACTACATTATTTAGCTGTAATTTTtgctgttgtcagtatttataaactttattattatgattcctttccaggacGGGGACACTCCATTACATGAATATCTGAGTAAAGTAAATCCTACCTTAGATATAGTGACTTGTCTTGTACAGAATGACACATCTGCAGCAACATTGAAAAATAAGGTAATCTACATGCTAGTGTAGTAGGCAACCATTCTCTGCAGTAaaccattttatttgtttatcaatAATGACAAATAGGATTTTATACTACATTATTTAGCTGTAATTATTGCTGTTGTTTATATTTACAGATAAACAATTTCACATGAtgtctattattaatatttataaacttcatgattttgattcctttccaggatgTATATTGGAAATTGACTATAATATAGTTATGTGCTTAAACCATTTGAAACAAACTAATTTGCTCAGAAAGCCAATTGCCTCCAGCCAAAAGTAATCTTTGCTCCCccttttgatttatttctggTTCCACTCCTGGGTACCCTGATTTCAGTTCCATTTTGAATTTGTCATCAAAAAGAgcaattatatataatgtttatttctggTTCCACTCCTGGGTACCCTGATTTCAGTTCCATTTTGAATTTGACATCAAAAAGAgcaattatatataatgtttatttctggTTCCACTCCTGGGTACCCTGATTTCAGTTCCATTTTGAATTTGTCATCAAAAAGAgcaattatatataatgtttatttctggTTCCACTCCTGGGTACCCTGATTTCAGTTCCATTTTGAATTTGTCATCAAAAAGAgcaattatatataatgtttatttctggTTCCACTCCTGGGTACCCTGATTTCAGTTCCATTTTGAATTTGTCATCAAAAAGAgcaattatatataatgtttatttctggTTCTACTCTGGGTACCCTGATTTCAATTCCATTTTGAATTTGTCATCAAAAATAgcaattatatataatgtttatttctggTTCTGCTCCTGGGTACCCTGATTTCAGTTCCATTTTGAATTTGTCATCAAAAAGAgcaattatatataatgtttatttctggTTCTGCTCCTGGGTACCCTGATTTCAGTTCCATTTTGAATTTGTCATCAAAAAGAgcaattatatataatgtttatttctggTTCTGCTCCTGGGTACCCTGATTTCAGTTCCATTTTGAATTTGTCATCAAAAAGAgcaattatatataatgtttatttctggTTCCACTCCTGGGTACCCTGATTTCAGTTCCATTTTGAATTTTTCATCAAAAAGAgcaattatatataatgtttatttctggTTCTGCTCCTGGGTACCCTGATTTCAGTTCCATTTTGAATTTGTCATCAAAAAGAgcaattatatataatgtttatttctggTTCCACTCTGGGTACCCTGATTTCAGTTCAATTTTGAATTTGTCATCAAAAAGAgcaattatatataatgtttatttctggTTCTGCTCCTGGGTACCCTGATTTCAGTTCCATTTTGAATGTGTCATCAAAAAGagcaattatatataatgcaaacTATAGATTGATTATTAATTACTTTTATCTTGTTACAAAATGTGTTCATTAGCATCATACTCTTGTGTAGTAGGCTAACATTCtatataatctttaaaaaagatGGGGGTTTGCTCATATAGCCTTTCACCTTGACCGTTTGACCATTcaccacattttcaaaatgtgtatacCAAgcaaaaaatgattgtttgaccaccctaaaccaatttctgaagtcaaattctctggaactcaaagtgcatacaaaaGTTAATCTAGCTTCTACAGTATCATTAATTATGTCCATTTTATATCGGTTTTCTTTTTAGTA
Encoded here:
- the LOC140047639 gene encoding uncharacterized protein codes for the protein MERNKLEEALHRNDLQTIKHICRTQPDLVKSINEDGDTPLHEYLRTVNPTLDIVTCLIQNDTSAATLQNKDGDTPLHEYLSKVNPTLDIVTCLVQNDTSAATLKNKINNFT